The Caretta caretta isolate rCarCar2 chromosome 5, rCarCar1.hap1, whole genome shotgun sequence genome contains a region encoding:
- the LOC142072136 gene encoding zinc finger and SCAN domain-containing protein 32-like gives MHWPGRQKKAHELLNFNFLFGQHGKLQVSGELISRGDHAELISRGDHDGVPESQKSSSMDCTGSDRCMGREIRAIRTTFQFSKCQNIVKISQGMKDRGHNRDPKQCRVKLKELRQAHQKTREANGRSGSEPQTCRFYDELHAILGGSATTTPAVLFDSFNGDGGNREAGFGDEEDDDDGEVVDSSQQASGETGFPDSQELFLTLDLEPLLPEPTQGCLPDPPGGEGTSAACVSRITGSSPSQRLAKIRRRKKRTRV, from the exons atgcattggccaggtagacagaaaaaggcccacgaacttttgaatttcaatttcctatttggccagcatggcaagctgcaggtgagtggagagctcatcagcagaggtgaccatgcagagctcatcagcagaggtgaccatgatggagtcccagaatcgcaaaagagctccagcatggactgtacgggatctgatcgctgtatggggagagaaatccgtgctatcagaactacgttccagttttcgaaatgccaaaacattgtcaaaatctcccagggcatgaaggacagaggccataacagggacccgaagcagtgccgcgtgaaacttaaggagctgaggcaagcccaccagaaaaccagagaggcaaacggccgctccgggtcagagccccaaacatgccgcttctatgatgagctgcatgccattttagggggttcagccaccactaccccagccgtgttgtttgactccttcaatggagatggaggtaacagagaagcaggttttggggacgaggaagatgatgatgatggtgaagttgtagatagctcacagcaagcaagcggagaaactggttttcctgacagccaggaactgtttctcaccctggacctggagccactactccctgaacccacccaaggctgcctcccagatccgccaggcggagaagggacgtctg ctgcatgtgtttcaaggatcacaggatcttctccttcccagaggctagcgaagattagaaggcgaaaaaaacgcactcgcgttTAA